TTGATTGGAGGCTCCAAAGTTTCCTATTACCAGGACTAATGACTTTAGAAAATCAAGTAATGATAGAGAATTTGACTTGGCAAGTAGAAACCACTCATtaagagagctttaaactaggtttgaagggggaaggggacaaaactggaactcccagaaataagccccagggtagattaccagagcttgtgggctgttgtggcagtgatgaccctcaccctgccatctcagtggaggcaagggatgtaGACATGCAGCACAccaaagatgcaagggatactgatggatcagtaactgtgttaacacctgtgaaaggtcgggccggacttaggacctctaaatgcaaaaaggtgctggggacatcaatccatctgaagtgcatctataccagtgcacacagcatgggtaacaaacaggaggagcttgaagctgtgatgcaacaggaaaattatgatgtagtgactattccagaaacatggtgggatgtctcccatgactggagtatGCCAGTTGATGGccacaagctctttagaagggacagataaggcaggagaggcggtggggtggcgcggcactgtatgttagggactgttaggATTGCTTCGATCACatgtgtagtgaagacagggtggagtgtctttgcattagaatcagggggaaggccaacagggcagatgttgtagtaggagtctactataggccacccaaccaggacagagaggtggatgaaatattctataggcacttaggagtaatctcatgatcgcttgcccttgttcttgtgggagactttaacttcccaggcatctgctggaaatacaacacagcagagcaggaccagtcccagagattcctggaatgtgtggcagataacttcctgacacagctggtgagtgaaccgagcagagaaggtgccctgctggatctcctctttgtgaacagagaaggactggtggatgatgtggtggttggaggctgactagggcacagcagtCCTGAAATAAtggagttctctattcttagagaggccaggagagggggcagcagaactgtcATCCTGGACTTCccaagggctgactttgacttgcttaggcacctgcttgagagaatcccttgggagacggtcctgaagagtataggggtccaggaaggctggacactctttaagaaggaagtcttaatggcacaggagcaggctgtcaccaggtgctataagagaagctggtgccagagaagacttccctggctaaacagggagctttggctgcaactcagggagaaaaggagagtttatggcctttggaagaaggggctagtgattcacaatgattacaaagatgctgtaaggctgtgcagggcagaaatcaggaggtctaaagcccagctagaaattaatttggcttcagccgtcaaagataacaagaaatgtttctataagtacatcaacagcaaaagaaagaccggggcaagcctccatcccctgctagacgcaggaggaaacatggtaacaagtgatgaggaaaaggctgaggtgcttaatggcTCCtatgcctcagtctttaatagaaagactagttgtactgagggaatccagcctcctcagccagaagacagagactgggagaatgacccccccacagtccaggaggagacagtcagtgactgcatcacacagacatacacaagtctatgggactggatgggatacacccgagggtgatgaaggaactggctggggtgctcggCAAACTGCTTTCCAttatttcccagcagtcctggctgaccggggaggtctcaacagattggaaactggccaatgtgacgcccatatataagaaggatcggaaggatgatctgggaaattacaggcctgtcagcttgactttggtgcccgggaagctgatggagcagctcatcctgagcaccatcatacaacacatgccggacaaccagatgatcaggcccagtcaacatgggtttaggaaaggcaggtcctgcttgacaaagctgatcgtcttctatgacagggtgacccgcttattggatgagggaatgTCTgggcatgttgtctaccttgactttagtaaggcctttgacaccgtttcccacatcattctcctggcaaaactggctgcttgcagcttggatgggcacaagctttgctgggtgaaaatctgactggatggccgggcccagagagttgtggtgaatggagtcaaatccggttggcggccggtcacgagtggtgtcccccagggctgggttttggggccactcctgtttaacatctttattgatgatctcgacgaggggatcgagtgcaccctcagtaagtttgcagatgacaccaagttgggtgggaatgttgacctgctcgagggtagggaggctctgcagagagacctggccaggctggagcgacgggctgaggccaactgggggagtttcaataaggccaaatgccgggtgctgcacttgggccacaacaacccccagcagcgctacaggcttggggaggagtggctggagagctgccagtcagggagggacctgggggtgttcattgacagccggctgaacatgagccagcagtgtgcccaggtggccccACAgaaaggccaatggcatcctggcttgtatcagcaatagtgtgaccagcagggtGAGagaagagatcttacccctgtacttggcactggtgaggccgcacctcgattactgtgttcagttttgggcccctcactacaaaaaggacattgaattactcgagcatgtcctgaaaagggcaatggagctggtgcagggtctggagcacaagtctggTGCGGAGcagctgggggaactggggttgtttagtctggagaagaggaggctgaggggagacctcatcaccctctacaactacctgaaaggaggttggagaaaggtggggatgagtctctttaacgaactaacaagtgataggacaagagggaatggcctcaagctgtgccagggcagggtcagactggctcttaggaagtatttctttgcagaaggggttgttgggtgttggaatgggctgtccagggcaggaggggagtccccatccctggaggggttgaagagtcgggttgacacagagctgagggatctggtggagttgagaactgtcagtgtgaggttaatggttggactggatgattttcaaggtcttttccaaccttgatgattctgtgattctgtgaaattacaaGACCAGTACACCTCTTAAGACCCCCTGACTTTGTCAGTGTATAGAAACCAGTAacgttatttttatttttgtattttactgcaatgtatataacttgatttatattcatttatatttcaagTATACTTGAAGCAGCTCCTCTTTCAAGAGCTCCTCCAATAAATCAACCTCTCTCCAATGTTCTCCCTCAGCCAAGGGGACATCTGGAGAATGGTGCATGAAGAGATGTCATCTGGATCATTTCCATTGGCTGAGCTGGTGAGTGAAGCCTGCCCAAGACTTCTAGCAAACACTTCCAATGCCTTACATGTTTAAGGAGAGCTGGATTAAGGGGGATTTCTCTACTCTTAAGCCACATGAGACTTCTGGTATGTAAATTCctaaggagggagaaaggagggaaagggatCCTTCAGATGGTGGTTCAGATCCAACTGTCTTAGATACCTACCTGAGGATGAGATTGGTTCTCCCCTAGAGCATTAATCAAGAATCCTCCTTTATCTGCAGGGAGGGCATAGATGAAACCCCTCAGTTCACCGGGGTTCTCAGCAGAGCTACCTTGAGGGGGTTTCAACTGAGAGGATTTTGCCTTCAACCACTGAGGCATGGGTGCCTCTGCCCAAGTAGAGATGTCTGACTTTTTCATCTAAGCTTCTCACTAGTTTCCTGCCTTAGTCCTTAGAGACAACATTGCACTTCTAGTGGGCTTTTAGTCGTGTCTATGAGGCAAGATGGGCCATGTCTCTCTCCCAAGAACCTTTACTCTGTCCAAAAATGGGGGGTAAGCTGAGGAACTGAGATAAGAGGACTTCATCATACACCTTTCAAGTGGGTGAGCAGAAGTCCTTCCCCTGACTCTGAAATGGCAAAATTCCAAAGAGGTGACTCCTACCCCTAGTAGCTATGCTGAGAAGCAGAGGTCAGTGGAGGAAATGGTGGTATTAACAAAAGCTAACTGTGCTAagacatggaagaaagaaaatgtacaaGACCATGAGTCATTGAGTAATGACTGTCATGATAGCCTGCTGTCCTGTGTCCCTGCCATCTCATTTGGAAAATGCAGTGCCTCTTCCCTGGACACATCTCTAGCAGGCTGGTGCCATCACCGGTCAGCTGCACTCACACTCTTTCTGACCCTGGAAACatgctgctctgtggtgctcatggacagagcagaggagagtgtccaggccatgagcagcacATTCCCTCGTGATGAAGGACACACAAGGAAGTACATAGGCTCATGAACACCAGGGtggaattatataaaaatatgtgctCCCATCTACATCCACACAAACCCATCTCCTTACAagtaaacacaagaaaagaaCACACATGGGAACAAAAGGGACCATGGACTCTGCTGAGGATCCCTGGGGACTGGGCAGTGTTAGGCAGGATGGGGTCAAACCCCAGCAGCACAACACCTACATCTGGGGAGGCAACAACAAGTGACCACTGAGGTgagctgaggagggaggcagggaaagaaaatgacATGGCACAATCTTATGCACGGGAGCCCACGGCATCCATCTGAGGATGGCTGgagctttttcttaaaaaaaacacttcaaacaGCCCCACAAGAGTGACCCAGACTGACATCACTTGCCTGCTCTGGAAACATCCAACACCTGagctgagtcttctgccagcactgctgcattcctgccctagaaatcctggggcctttcatcccagtgctcagaacaagccttcactggggaatgggcatggcacaaacctggaaatgaaaaggagcagtgcaggaaatgaaagcacagcccatagcattagctgcgatggtttgcattcaagatgagcttgtccgaaaattgttacctctgcaaaggtgcctctggtcctgcggcagtgaagggcaggtataaaaggcagcccaagtccctgctctctcaagcacttctcttggctccttctgcttgggaaccaggtgagtccgaatccccttctcctcctcttcaaaagGAGATCTCCACTTGACACACATCCCAGATGATATTGTTCTGTGATGTCCTGGGGTTTGGATTTTCTTGTTATGACAAAGAGAAGTGGAGAGAAGGTGTGCTTAGAGAGAGGTTGTGGGTCTGAGGGGGCTTTTAGGTTTTGGATTAGGACAGAGCTTCACTGGGCCAGGCTTCTGTTTGTGGGGGAATGAAGACCGTGTAGCTCTTGGCAGAGCTTCCAGCTCCCCACTCAACACTGGCCTGGCTCCTTTGTGCAAGGGTaaccaggcagctcctcacccacccttgtgctctgcttcctccctgtttctacccaggtgcacctccaccctcagagacatgtcctgctacgaccagtgcctgccatgccggccctgcggcccgaccccgctggccaacagctgcaatgagccctgtgtcaggcagtgccaggactccactGTTGCCATCCAGCCatcccccgtggtggtgaccctgcccggacccatcctcagctccttcccacagaacaccgttgtgggatcctccacctccgctgccgttggcagcatcctcagctgtgacggagtgcccatcaactctgggggctttgacctctcctgcattaccagccgctactgtggaagaaggtgccccccctgctaaagccACCAGTGACAGCCCGGACAAGGACCACCAGGAACCCAGAAGCTCATGCTGGActgaggacagagctcctggccagtgatttcagagaggctgagcatACTTCCAAAGGAGGGCTGTGGGGTCTCTCTGAAAACACGGCCAAAGTCTAACTCCCCTACCTTCTACTCTCTCCCATGtcttgcttctcttctgcttttctggctTGTAAGTCCCACAAAGCCAAGCTGGGGGATCTGCTAGCCCCTCTCCCTCTGTGATGGTGGATCGCTTCTGGGATCTCCACCACGGCCAATGGGCACAGACATTTGGCAGCTGTTGGTGCTCTCTCTgctctggctgcctcctctcaAAGTGAActcttttccctcttcagagTCATTAAAGCTTTCTAcatcccagcccctgcctccacACAATCCTTTTATTGGTGCACATTATATCGAGttgctgaggaagaaaggcatTGTCTTGATTGGTGGGTGATCAGGTCGGGGATCAAGCAGATCATCATTCGGAGAGGAAAGGGAGGATGGACTCATGGCAGTGGGGGCCGTTCAGGTACTGTCTCTTGGAGGTGAGGAAGTCATCCCTGGCTCCTCCACAGCCAGTGGCCATGGGGCTCTGCCTTCTGGCATCTCTGCTCAGACACAGGCCCTTGGCCTCAGAGCATGTCCTGCAGAAAAAGAACCTGACCACTGCTATCACCTAGAGAGGAGCCAACTGTTGCTGGAGGCTCTGAGTCATCAGTAGCTCACAAGTTTGTTCAGAAGGCAGTTTTTATTGCTTAAGTGCTGGGAAAAGAAGTTCAGTAAAAAGATGTCTGCAAATATGCAGGAGTGGGTatgatgtgaaaaaaaccctttaaaagaGCCCCAGAAGTTGTCCTTCTCATCTTCCCACCTGTCCCGAGATTGAGGGGGGTATGATCTGCTCTCAAGAGCAAGGATAGCAAGGACAGGTCACCTATACACGCTCCATCTCCCAAAGAGATCACTGCACAGCCCAGCAGTTACACAGTTCAAAGGGCTAAGATGACCCTAAGGTTAATATTGAAATCAACCTGTCCAGCCCTCACACTGGAGCCCTCCTGTCACTCACAGAtccccatctcccaccagacAGGCACCCCAAGGACAGCAGTCAGTGCCCAAACCCCCATGGTCCATCTCTGGTGTATGACTTTTCCCCAGGCATGAGGCAGCTGTCCCCAAGGCCAGGTCTTCTCCTGGCAGGCCCATGAGGTAGGGCATGAGAAGGGCTCCAAGGACTGGCAGAGTGCACTGGGGAGAGCAGGTCCTCTGGATCCCAGCACATGGTGACACAGTAACAGGAGAGTCCACAAGGTGGTTCAGACTATTATCCAAAATTGGAATCATCATGCAATTCCAGGAAGAAGCTTTGCCCCGTGACATGTTATTTGTTTTCCATTGTACTTTGAACTCTGACCTCTGAGGGACACATCCCAGAGCAGGTACTCTAAGAGACAggcctgcaggaaaacctgaGGAAGCAATGCACAGCAGGGaattacagaaaggaaagagcagcagcaaggaaccATTGAACAAACAGCCACAACCTCCTGCACTGCCTGCCCCTCACCATAGTCATTGGGCACAAGAATCATATAATCCATGGTGAGAACAAGAGAACCTGAGACTCTGtcaccaccttctccttcatctcAAACCACTGACACTGTCCCCTCCTGGACGAATATTTTGACCTGCAGATCCCTGGGTGcccaggggaagcagagctgccaggggagagctgagggTCCCTTCCCCCAAGCTcagccttgcacacacacatccccttCCTCCCCTGGCTTCTTGCACAGCCAAGGAAGCTCCCTGCATCAGTGTGTCTTGCACAGCACAGAGGTACAAGGCACTGTCAGAAACCTCgacttcctccagctgcaggacGCTGTATTTCCCTGTGGTGTTCAGCAGCGTGGTGAGACGGCCGCTGTGCCTtgggccagctgctgcctgacacgagagcagctggggagcttGACCTTTCCTCTGCTGGTACCAAGACAAGGCATAAAAGCTGGGAATCTGGTATGTGCAGTTAGTCTGAAAGGTGTCTCTGTGCTTCTCTGTGACTTGTCCTTCTTGCTGGGTGACTGTGCTCTGTCCCATGGtgcctggaagaaaaagaaggtcaGTGACTCTGCAGGGAGGGTCTCTGGGGAGGAAACCAGAAATGGATGCAAAACCCTGGAGCAGAAGGCTGCCTGTCCTTAGATCAGTATGGACTATgaggagagctgtgctgtgtccctgctcctcctccttctctttgtCCTACTGCCCAGAGGCACAGGGAACAGCCTGTCATGCCTTTTCTTTGTGCGCTGGACCAACACCCCTTCAACAGCCTGAGGGTCCTGGGGAACTCTTGCAAAATATTCATGCTGCTTCCCCATCCCTGTCATCTTGGAGGGCTCCTAACTCCCTGAGTACATGCAATGCTGAGCCCAGTGTTGGAAAGAGGGAGCCCTGGTTGTGCTGACCATCAGCAGGAGACTGGAGGCCATGGCAGGTATGTGCCAGCCAGGAAGCAGAATGGGAGACCTTATTGATGTCAGTGGGATGAGGGCTTTAAAGTCCTGGTAGCAGCATTGACAGGATCTGCTAATTAGTGGTGGAAAGGGGGAAATGTTGGAGGGCAGAGACAAGTGAGACTGACAGCAGGTGGATCATAAGAGAGATGCATAGAAAGTTTgattgaaatggaaagaaaaacagaagaaggggCCTGAGATATCTCTTTTCTCTATTCTCTTCTCAATACCAACAGTAAGAGCATCTAGAGACAATATTTCCTATTATGCAAGAGTAGTTCCCCACATAATCCTGATAAGACTTGTGAGAGTTTCCACAGGGGAAGAGAAGTATTTGTTGATAGAAAGCCAGGACTTACCCAACACTTGCCCCACGAAGGCTGTGAGGATGAGATATCCAAGGTTCATGTCAAGACCAACCTGCCTGTTTGCTGAATGAGAGAGAGTCAGAAAAGCACCTCCCAGCCCCCAGATAACAGAGCTGCCGGAAATGACTCTCTtgggggagcaaaggaagaagtgGTGAAGAGAAACGATCTGTTCTTCCTGTGTCTGAAATGCTCCTTCtgggtttctccctcctccagcagcaacaCCTGTGGCTCCCTCAGCCAGGGGCATTCTCAGCATCTCCACAGTGATGGggccctgggggctctgggggtcccagTTGTGCGAAGATGCTCAGCTGGCAGTGgagtcctcacctccccagctagAATCACCTGCTCTtttgcacagccactgctgggccATCTGGGAGGTCAGGGGTATCTTTGTCGCTGAGGTTTCACACCTTTCCCTGGTGTCCTCAGCTCTCTGGGGATGTTGCTATTTCTTCTGGGAACAGAAGCCTCCTCCATTTCTGTCACTTCTCCCCTGTCTTTCATCAGCTTTCTGGGAAAAACACCTCTCACCCAGATCCTCAGAAATAGGAGATGAACCCTGTTGTGCAGCACCCAGGGGCTCTGCCTGTGTCTTGTTCTGGTGGAGTAACTGACGGGGTGAGAGAGGAACCTGGCTCCAGTGAGGCTGCTGGATGCCACAAACCCAGAGAAACTATTCTGTAGGGAAAGGGGTGAGGGGTCAGCAGGGAATAGGATGAGGGATCAGGCTGTTCACCCAGACACATACCCAGAGAGCACATGGGGCACCCACTGGAGACCTGCCCTGtgaggggtggggatggggcagccctgcaccccagacATAAAAGAACATGTGAAGGGGTGGGGGATGGGAAGGTGGAGACTCCTACTGCCACCCCATTTCCAGATCAACTCCAGAGTGGCCCCATGCACCAGTCACAACAGAGGTAAAAAAAGTCTGTTCATTTTGATTATGTCTCTTTGGCTTTTCTCCAAAAAACCTCCACAGTGAGTTGAATAATGATCCAGGTAACAATAATGGTAATAATGGGAATATTCTCATGGACGTGTTGCATCTCCTTCTGGTCTAAAAGGAGGGTCCTAGAAATGTGGAGTGTTCTGTGGCTGGCAAAGCCTTTCCTAGGTGGAAGAGCAGGCTAAAGCTCAACCTCCAAGGGGCTACAGAGATGGATCTGCCTTCCTAAGAGTCACAGCAGACATCTACACCAACATTAggacttcagcattttaaatgagAGCAGAAATTGAGCCATAGTCCTGCCCTGCAACCATTCTCACTGACCACAGGGCCACATCCATGGGAATCTCTCCTTCCTTCATGTTTGTGTCTCTTCTCTCACCTTCCCTTACACATTGTCTGGCTTGGCTGCACCTGGGTCCTTCAGTGTCTGCCCTGAGGCTTCTCCCAGCACCATTCTAGGATGTAGGTCTCAGACACCTGGAGAATGACACTCCGCTCCAAACATGGCAGAAAACGACTGTCCCTGTCAAACCCTCCATTTCATGTGaactttctccctcttcccaaaCAGAAATACCTCATGAACCAGGGAACCCATTTCCCCACAAGCAGTGGCCCACAGTAACCACAAGACAATTGTTCATGGAGATGTTAGAGACCTGCATGACAGCTGACCTGAGTAGGGGCACACACATGTTGTGCTCTGGTGTATATAATCTCTTGGACCACTTAGCAAAGATGCCACAAGCATGTCCACATCTTTTCTAGGAGTGAATCAACGTGTTTTTGTAGAAATGTAATTTTACTCAACAGTAGAAATGATGAGTCTTGTGTCTATTTCTAAGACAATCCCATTAAAAGTCCAAAGAGAACAATGTCAGATAATTTCAGCACAGGTAGGATCTTCACCTTCTGCCATGTCCTTACTAGAGGTCCATCTCATGCTCTAAAACTCGGGGTACCCAGCATTTGAAGGAGCGTAACATCACCTGTCCtattcctcttttcctttctgcattaATTCCAATTAATGGTACTTCAATCAACACCTTAAGGAGCCAGACTGCCATTCTTACTTCAATCTATCTACATCCATGTACCACCCTCACcgacaaaaaaaaataaattccaaatttctGACAGGAATTTCCCCTGTTGCAGATCATGCCCATTGTGCTCTGCATTCTCCATGTGCTCAggaagagtttggctccatctgGCCCTGCATCCCCCAGTCAAGtgttagaaatcagaaaaaatctCAAATTTCTCTTTGGAAGGCTGAAGAAGGCCAGTTCTCTCAGCATTCCCTCATGTCTCctgttacagaaacacagaattggTACATTTGGAAGGGACGTCTGGAGGTCAGCAGGTCCAAACCTGCCGCAGGAAGagtcacctagagctggttgcaaAGGTCCATGTCCAGAGGGATTTGGAggacctccaaggatggagactccacaacctctctgggcatctGTGCCAGTGTTGCCTCACCATCACAGTGAAAAAGGGTTCCCTGGTGTTCagacagagcctcctgtgtttcacttcgTGCCCaatgtcccttgtcctgtcacagggcaccacgcagaagagcctggctctgccttcttcacACCCTCCCTCCTGATATTTGTACACAGTGATGAGACCTCccctgagacttctcttctctgtgctgaacagtcccagctctctcagctgggATCTCCATATGAGACACGCTCCAGGCTCTTCATCATGGAAGTGGCCCCTTGTTTGACTGTCTCCAGTATGACTGAGACACACAGTTCCCAGTGaaaacacacacacttacacCCTCTGGAGTCACAAGCACACTGCTTATACATCAGTCCCTCCAGGTGACGGTTCAAAGAGCAGAAGGCCCTGTGACCCTTCTCCAGTGACTGGCACCAAGGTCTAAAATCCCTGTAGGCACTGGCTGTTACCCAGTCCCTGGCACCCAGCTCTCTCTTTCACACCAGACTCTCCAGTTACTGGCGCTCAGACCTTGCAGTGCTCACACATGGGAAAGGGAGTGAAGCTACAGAGAAGGGTGGTTAAGAAAGGATTTAATAAGGAATCAGGGGGGACTGTGGTGATCAGGCACAGGGCTCATCCCGGCAAGTGCACTGACCAGTCCCTGCTTAGGGGCAGGGACTTCCTTTTATCCCTCCTCCCCTCTACtgcctccctttctcctccccagtcccctcttccccaccacctttGACCTTTACCCTAAGAATTCCTTCAGAACTGTTCCCTGGTACCGCAGGACCCCCTCAAACATCCCAAATCCTCACGTTCCTCTTGTCACTTACAAAGCTCAGCCTCAAACACTTCAAAGCTGCACCTGCAGTTCCCTGATGGCCCATCAGTTAGAGGCTGAAGAGCTCTGgtctccctccttgtctccctcatcACTTCCTGAGAGACTGCTGTCATTGTGTGCCTTGATTATCACTTTCCCTTTCACTTGTCCTTCCCTTTGAATGGGAAGGGAATTTGATCAGACAGCCTTAGTGAACTGGATGCTCTCACTTTCCACAGGCCTTTACAGTGACCTCTGGTGAAGTTCCTCAGGTGAGCGAGTTACTCAAGACACTGAAAAGGCTCCTGTGCCCAGAGAAAACTGGGTCACTTGTGTGTAGGCTCACAGGAATTGTTATTCTGGAATTAATTACTTTGCACCGCCATATTCCAATATATTTATTGTTTGCTCTCCCTGATGTCCTGCATTTCCTACAGGAATCTGAACCCTGTCTCACAGCAATTTGGGAACATCCCAGCATGAGGAACAGATCCGAATTCTACCTCCAGCTGAGATCCAAATCTTATCATTTTTACCCCATCCAGGTGGAAAGGGAACTTCTCATGTCTCTTCCAGTACCTCACAGAGGCAATTTTCTCCAGGTGCCTCACTtgctttgcctccttctctttccctgtggCCCATCTCTCCCTCAGACACATCAGACACCCACTGAAGAGCAGGTCTTTATCTTAAGGCAATGTCATCAGGCCACCTTCCTCtctggtgtcccagcctcagcatTTGCAGCTGCAGGGCATCTGGCTCACCCCAGACACAGCCCTTTGCTGCCATGGGAACATGTCAGGGCAGCACCTCTCCCTGTGCTCAACTGGAACTGGTCCCAGACCTCCACAGCCGCCCCACGGCGATCACCAGGGATGGGCTGGATCTTGTCCGACTCTGGGATTGTTTTGGCTTGTAAAGCGGggaagccctgcagctgcagcaatagGGATGGTCTCTAGCTTTGACTTTGTCTCTCACGAGCAGACTTTGCCTGTGAACAGGCTGAATTTCCAAAGAAGACCCCACAGCTTGGACCCAAGAcaccttctctctttcctgtaaTGAGAACACAATCAATTGAACTGTTTCCGCCCAACCCACAAAagcccaaaagctctctgctGTCATTAAATCCACCAGCGATGGCCGGGGTCTGATTTCCCTTCTGAGCACTGGGCTTCCAAGGACTTGCCTGGAGTTGTCAGGGgcacagaggcagagagctgCCTGGTGGAGTCCTGGTTCTCAgagtgtggggagaggctgtgctTCCTCATGTGCATATGCACCTGCCTGTGCCTGAGGGGGCAtttgtgcctgtgtgtttgcCCTTGGGTGTGCATTTGCAAATGCCCATGTGAGAGTGAGTGTGTGCCCGTGTGTGTGTGAACAAgtgcctgtctgtgtgtgtctgtgcaggggTTTGTGTACCCGGGCATTTTTGCAGGTGAGCAAGTAAGTGTGTGTGGTgtcagtgtgcatgtgtgtgtatgtgtgtgggcaTCTGTGTGTGCAGACGAGCACATATCTA
This window of the Strix uralensis isolate ZFMK-TIS-50842 chromosome 22, bStrUra1, whole genome shotgun sequence genome carries:
- the LOC141953323 gene encoding feather keratin Cos1-2-like — encoded protein: MSCYDQCLPCRPCGPTPLANSCNEPCVRQCQDSTVAIQPSPVVVTLPGPILSSFPQNTVVGSSTSAAVGSILSCDGVPINSGGFDLSCITSRYCGRRCPPC